The Legionella cincinnatiensis genome includes a region encoding these proteins:
- a CDS encoding zinc-finger domain-containing protein — protein MSETKTIPASTQKNYVIHRDELPLSCPTKDMVLWNAHPKVYLPIEKTGVEVCPYCGSRFVLQND, from the coding sequence ATGTCAGAAACTAAAACCATACCCGCGAGTACTCAAAAAAATTATGTAATACATCGTGATGAGTTACCTCTAAGTTGTCCAACAAAAGATATGGTATTATGGAATGCGCATCCAAAGGTTTATTTACCTATTGAAAAAACAGGAGTAGAGGTTTGTCCTTATTGTGGTTCGCGATTTGTTTTACAGAATGATTAA
- a CDS encoding glycosyltransferase family 9 protein, with protein MINSICIVRLSALGDVLMAVPLIRTLQASLPQTTLTWIISKPAFDLVEGMAGIEFILIDKPKSIKDYWYFKKQMKGRTFDVLLAPQASLRTNLLYPLIRAKRKIGYDDHRANDAHGLFVNERIKPGLEHTLDGFLKFAQALGIQERVIRWDLPISPADYQWAEHHLPKEGPILVINPAASKPERSWPVARYIEVLQTAQTRWNVQVVITGGPSDFDKNLAEQITQVIPAINLVGKSQPKQLLALISKATVVLCPDTGPSHMATAVNTPVVALHAVTNPLISGPYLFQHLVVNHYPEAAKKILGSKCIEDVWGQHVHGDEPMQLISVEEVLEKLSVVLDGFKNTKVY; from the coding sequence ATGATTAATTCGATTTGTATTGTAAGATTATCTGCCTTAGGTGATGTTCTAATGGCTGTTCCTCTTATTAGAACTTTACAGGCTAGTTTACCACAAACTACATTGACTTGGATTATCTCCAAACCTGCCTTTGATTTAGTGGAAGGGATGGCTGGTATTGAGTTTATTTTAATCGATAAGCCTAAAAGCATTAAAGATTATTGGTATTTTAAAAAGCAAATGAAAGGACGTACTTTTGACGTGCTTTTAGCACCCCAGGCAAGTCTTAGGACAAACTTACTTTATCCATTGATTCGAGCGAAACGCAAAATAGGCTATGATGATCATAGAGCAAATGATGCTCATGGCTTGTTTGTTAATGAACGAATTAAACCAGGATTAGAACATACTTTAGATGGTTTTTTAAAATTTGCCCAAGCGTTAGGGATACAGGAGCGAGTTATTCGCTGGGATTTACCTATTTCTCCTGCTGATTATCAATGGGCTGAACATCATTTACCCAAAGAGGGCCCCATTTTAGTTATTAATCCTGCGGCGAGCAAGCCAGAGCGTAGTTGGCCTGTTGCGCGTTATATCGAAGTCTTGCAAACAGCCCAAACTCGTTGGAATGTGCAGGTGGTCATTACGGGGGGCCCTAGTGATTTTGATAAAAATCTTGCAGAGCAAATTACTCAGGTTATTCCAGCAATTAATCTCGTTGGCAAAAGTCAGCCAAAACAATTGCTTGCTCTTATCAGCAAAGCAACAGTTGTTCTTTGTCCTGATACGGGGCCCTCGCATATGGCTACAGCAGTGAATACTCCTGTTGTCGCATTGCATGCTGTAACCAATCCCCTTATTTCGGGGCCGTATCTTTTTCAGCATTTAGTAGTGAATCATTATCCTGAAGCAGCGAAAAAAATTCTGGGAAGCAAATGTATCGAAGATGTATGGGGACAACATGTACATGGCGATGAACCTATGCAATTAATTTCTGTTGAAGAGGTGCTGGAAAAGTTGTCTGTAGTTTTAGATGGTTTTAAAAACACTAAAGTATATTAG